The Pan troglodytes isolate AG18354 chromosome 6, NHGRI_mPanTro3-v2.0_pri, whole genome shotgun sequence genomic sequence agaggcgtgagacactgcagcCAGCCAGCCACAAGGACAGATGCCTTACATGCAGGTATTGCATAGTGCTGAAGTCTGTGCCTTCAGTGCACCTGTCACCAGAAtcgtgaacattgtacccaacaggtGATTTTCAGACCTCACCCCACTCCTGCCCTCCCACCTGTTtcagtctccaatgtctattctGCCACTCAGTATGTCTGTGGGTACCCatcgtttagctcccacatataagtgagaacatgccatcaTAAATTAAACCACAGCTAGCAGATCCCATAGGGAAAGACCTTCTGTCAGTctggataactttttttttttttttttttttctgagatggagtcttattctgtcatccaggctggagtacagttgcgcgaccttggctcactgcaacctccacctcccaggtttaagcaattctcctgcctcagcctcctgagcagctgggattgcaggtgtgcaccaccacacccagttaagttttgtatttttagtagagacggggtttcaccatgttggcgaggatggtcttgaactcctaacctcaggtgatccacccgcctcggcctcccaaagtgacggaattacaggcgtgaaccacctcgcctggccaacaATCAGGATAACTTTCATTGTCATCTGATAGAGAATAGAAAAGTCACAGAGGTGCCTCATTTTCCCTGAATGACACTTGTAATCTCCAAAACTATCGAGTGAGATCCCAAAGAGCATCAGTCATCTCCACTGGCATCTTCCCTGCCATCTAGGCactctcaatttattttattttatttattttattttattttatttattttattttattttattttattttttattttattcattttattttattttacttatgagacggagtcttgctctgtcgcccagtctggagtgcagtggcacagtctctgctcactgcaagctctgcctcccaggttcacgccattctcctgcctcagcctctcgagtagctgggactacaggcgcccacgaccgaacccagctaattttttgtatttttagtagagacggggtttcaccatgttagctaggatggtttcgatctcctgaccttgtgattcgcccacctcggcctcccaaagtgctgggattacaggcgtgagcccgtgcccagcctactttattttatttttttaaattttttattttgtggagacggagtctagctctatcgtccaggctggagtgcagtggtgtgatctcagcccactgcaacctccgcctcccgggttcaagtgattctcctgcctcagcctcccaagtagctgggattacaggtgtctgccaccatgcccagctaatttttgtatttttagtagagacggggtttcactgtcttggccaggctggtctggaactcctgacctcatgatctgcccacctcagcatcccaaagtgctgggattacaagcatgagccaccgtgcctggcttcagtttatttttcttttttctttatttttaaaagtagagatgggggccaggctcggtggctcacgcctgtaatcccagcactttggtaggccaacgcagttggattacctgaggtcaggagttcaagaccagcctggccaacatggtgaaaccccatctctactaaaaatacagaaattagccaagcgtggtggtgggtgcccgtaatcccagctactcaggaggctgaggcaggagaatcgcttgaacccaggagacggagttcaaggtgtagtgagccgaggttgcaccattgcattccagcctgggtgacagagtgagactccatctccaaaaaaaaaaagagagatggggtcttgctatgttgcccaggctggtctccaactcctgagctcaagcgatcctcccgcctcagcttcccaaagttctgggattacaggagtgagccactgcacctggctgctcttgattttttaaaatgaggaatggCCTTATGTCATGATCCAGACATATTTCTAGCCTGAAGAGAGGATGCCCTTTATGGTCTAGGAACCAGAGCTTGAGTCTGGAGGTGGGAGAACCTAGGTTTGAATCCCTGCTTAGCAGTCAAATGATTGTGGGCACATGACCTTGAGTTCAATTAAACATTTAGTGAGCTCCTACTACGTCTGAGGTATTGTGGATACAGAGATAAGGCAGTGTCCTGGCCCACAAAGGGCTCAGGGGACCTGCTCAATgaacagcccagctccttcctcaTCTCTAAATCGGGGCTGATAATATCTGTCCATCATGGCTCTGGGGTTAATTGTGATGACAGAATATGGAAGTATGAATCACAACACAGTACTCAACACAAAAGAGAGCAGTGGGACATGCTGCTGCTTTCTCCCCTGaagttccatttatttatttatttagaaacagggtcttgctctgtcactcgggctggagtgcgctggtgcaatcatagctcacttcggcctccacctcctgggctcaggtgatcctcccgcctcagcttcctgagtagctgggactacaggtgcatgccaccatgcccggctaagtttttatttttatttcttatttttgagacagagtcttgctctgtcacccaggctggagtgcagtggcgtgatcttggctcactgcaacctctgccccgtgggttcacgcaattctcctgtttcagcctcccaagtagctgggattacaggtgtccaccaccatacctggttaatttttgtatttttagtagagatggggtttcaccatgttggccaggctggtcttgaactcctaacctgctcggcctcccaaagtgctgggattacaggcgtgagccaccacgcctagcctggtttttattttttgtacagatcttgttgcccaggctggtcttgaactcctgggctcaagctttcctccctccttggcctcccagagtgctgggattacaggcatgagccactgtacctggccttgaAGTTGCATTTAGAAATGATGATTCTGTCATTCTGGAAGGTGATGAGATAAAAATGCCCCCAAAGAATAGACATGATTATAATTCGGAAAGGATGCTTGAGGTCTCTGGTTTTAGAAAGCCTGGCTCCCTGAGGTTAACTGACTTGCACCTGTCCCCCAGGGAGGAGATAGAACAGTCTGAATGAGAACCACTTGTTCTttcaatcacaactcactgcccTCGACATCCCAATTTGGCTGATGTTTTATTGGATTCCCCCCTGCCACCGATCAAGAAGTCTTGGAAAAGCACCCTGTTCTGTTATTCTGAATATAGCAGAGATAAAAGGTGTCCACTGAATTCTGCGTGTGTTGCCAGAAATGTGTTCACATCCACGTTTTAGCCTGGAGGTATCGGTGCATCTGTTAATCCTGCAGCTGCTTCTCAGGGGTTTTGAgtacagcaggttggaaacttaCTTAGCCAGAAACTTGCCATTCCGAATTTgtgcttttgttaattttttttttcaacctccatctcccaggatcaagccattctcctgcctcagcctcctgagaagctgggattacaggcatgcgccaccactcccagctaatttttgtatttttgtattttttattttattttattttttttgagatggagtctcattctgtcgcccaggctggagtgcagtggcgcaatctcggctcactgtaaactctgcctgccaggttcaaacaattctcctgcatcagcctcctggggtagctgggactacaggtgtgtgccaccacgcctggctaattttttttttgtatttttattagagacagggtttcaccatgctggccaggctggtcttgaactcctgacctcgtgatccgcctgcctcggcctcccaaagtgctgggattacaggtgtgagccactgtacccagccctaatttttgtatttttaatagagacagggtttcaccatgttggccaggctggtctctaactcgtgacctcaagtgatccgcccaccttggcctctgaaagtgctgggattaaaggtgcgaACCACcgtgctttctttttaaatttttttgtagtggcagagtctcactatgttgctcaggctggtctcgaactcctggcctcaagcaatcctcctgccttggcctcccaaagtattgggattacaggcatgagccaccatatctggcccaGAATTTGTTCATTGTTCTTGTGGCAAGTGCTTGAAAATGTGGATTACAAAAGAAATGCTCTCTATGTTTCATTGTGTGAGTTAAGTGTGTTCTACCAGGCAGATTTATGTAGTGAGGACTACCCCATTAGAGAATGAAGAGTGTAATAtagatttaaatatgtaaatgtatacatagaggatatatatatgtatatacatacatgactTGTGATATAATTTGTCTTGTCACTCAGCAAGAGAAATTTTTGTCTGTGTCATGTAGAAACTTATGTGcttaagttataaaatatttagaaatatttgccTAGTAGAACCATAAGGCTTACCTCAGGCTAACCATAAAACTCGGAACTTAAAGTGTTTATCTAAGATAAACATTTAGCaaatattcagcaaatatttggcAAGGGCCTTCCCTGAGCCAGGCGCTTGTAATTGGTTACAGCCTtggattttgaaattatatttgcttccttttttttttttcttctttttctttttggtcttaGTTCCTACCATGTGAGATACTTGCTGCTTGTGTGTTCCCAGAAGCTCACATGGTGGATTATCAGCCTTTCTCAAGAGCATTCAAGAAAGGGCATGATCCTGGTTTAGGTTTCCTCTGGTACACTGGAGGAGAGTCAATGGTGACTGTCAAGGTTTCCAGAACAAGACATCTCCCTCATCCCCCAGGCGGGGGCCAGGACCTCCACTGTCCAGCCAGGTCTCCTTGCTGAGTGCCCCCAGTGAAAACATTCACACAGAGCAACAAAAATCACATATATTCATTTGTATGGGAATGGcagtactaaaaataattttttaaacgtCTGCatgaggcctggtgtggtgggtcacacctgtaatcccggcactttgggaaggccgaggtcaagagttcgagaccagcctggccaacatggtgaaaccccatctctacgaaaaatacaaaaattagctgggtgtggtggcacacgcctgtaatcccagctactggggaggctgaggcagcaggagaatcacttgaacctgggaggtggagagtgcagtgagcgaagatcatgctgctgcattccagcctgggtgacagagtaagactctgtctcaaaaaaataaaaataaaaataaatgtctgcatAATACAAAAGTGGATaaaaggccgggtgcaatggctcactccagtaatcccagcactctgggaggccaaggtaggaggatcacttgaggctaggaattcaagaccagcctgggcaacagagggagacccccatctcaaaaaaatttaaaaaattagccaggtgtggtgatggcacacctgtagccccagctacttggggaggctgaggtgggaggtcactgagcccgggaggttgaggctgcagtgagctatgattgcaccactgcactccagccaggcaagcagagcaagaccctgtctctaaaaaaaacaagaaagaaatccaAAAGTGGACTATCCACTTTTGTATTTGTATTCTGTATTCTGTATTTTGTATTCTGCTCTGTAGCAGAATTTCGGCAATCCAAAACATATGCATATTTATGTATTCCAAGTCTTCTTTGATAGGAATGCATTTCTCTTAAAACCAgcaagaggccgggcatggtggctcacacctataatcccagcactttgggaggccaaggcaggcggatcacctgtggttgGGGGCTCGAGACCAGcttaaccaacatggagaaaccccatctctactaaagatatgaaaaaattagctgggtgtggtggcacatgcctgtaatcccagctactcgggaggctgaggcaggagaatcgcttgaacccaggaggcagaggttgtggtgagccgagatcgtgcaactgcactccagccggggcaatgacagcaaaactccatctcaaaaaacaaacaaacaaaaaaacaaaccaaaaccaaacaaaacaaaaaatccagcaAGAGGCGGCATACTTCTCTTGTATACTTGGCATGGAGGCAGTGTGGGGTGATCCTAGGATTAAGTGTGGTACATCTGTTGTTTGAAGACCCACCTCTACTGGTTGGGAGGCTTTGGAAACGTATGGAGgccctctgtgcttcagtttccttttttttgaggcagggtctcgctctgtcgccaggctggagtgcgatggcacaatcttggctcactgcaacctgtctcctgggtttaagtgattctcgtgcctcagcctcccgagtagctgggactacaggcacgtgccaccacattcagttaatttttaaattttctgtagagatgggcgGGGGGCTGGGGGGTCTCGCTATGAtgctcatgctggtctcgaactcctggcctgtagcgatcctcccaccttggcctccaaaagtgctgggatgacaggtgtgagctactgtgcccctCCCTTCAAAGACATTTTTCTAATACTGAAATCTGATGCTCACACTCCCCTGTTCAAACTCTACACAGTTCCCCAATAGGCTCTTACAGGATGCTATCCCAACTCCAATACCCGGCACCGCCTCCCCTGGCCagccccacctctgccttctagaGACTCTTCCAGGGCTCTGGCCACACCAAGTGACAAGTCCTGGCATATAATGGGCCACTGTATACTCTTTGGGATTGCAGTtcactctgcctggaatgctctgcCACTGGTCCCTGGGGCTGACTCGCCACTGGCCTTCCAAGCCAGGCTGTGGCCCTGGAACTCTCCAGGCACCCAGGCTCATCACCACCCTGTGTGTGGCAACTCCAACCCTCTCGCCATACAAAGCTCCCTCCACCACCGTTACTGTCTGGCTCCCTGTCTGCTACTTGTGTCCCTGTCATTGCCCTCTTTGGCCCCCCAGGGCTTACACACAGAGCCCGGGATAGCAGTTCCATATTCCGCACGCTGCACGTTTGGAGGGGCAGGAACTGCTTTGTGTCTGAGGGCAGCACTGGTCAAAGCCATGCCGGGACATCCCGAAGTCACACCCCAGCATTCACAGACTTGGAGTTCCAAACCCAGGGGCATTGCTGGGGCAAAAACAATTGTTGGAAGAGAAGGGGACTAGCAGCTGTGGATTTTGTAGGGTTTATCAGGAAATGCAGGCAAGCAGTGAAGGGACAATTAGccatgaaatggaagggaaatgtgcCAGCTTTTGTTGATCTGATAGGAAAGGAGATCACCGGGCCTGCAGCTGCTACTCTTCAGCAGTTTGCAAGGCTGGGAGGAGAATCCAGGTGGCCCCTGTTGACCAAGTGTTAGGAGGGTTGACATGAGCCACATCTCTTCATGGTTGATGAGGCACGAGGTTGCACCCCAGTATTCTCTGGCCAGGGGCTGTCACCCTGTGGTGCCCGGACAGCTGCCCCCAGGAACAATGGCCTCCTCACTGCCTACCAGAGCCTCTACTGGCTCCAAAGCCCTTGGCCACTCCTGGCCAgtctccactctttttttttttttttttttttttttttgagatggaatctcactctgtcgtccaggctggagtgcaatggcacgatcttggctcactgtaacctccgcctcccaggttcatgtgatcctcgtacctcagcctccggagtagctgggattacaggtaccccccaccatggccagccaatttttgtatttttagtagagacggggtttcaccatgttggccagctggtgttgaactcctgacctcaagtgatccacccacctcaccctcccaaagtgctgggattacaggcatgagccaccacgcccggcccagtctTCACTCTTGATCTGGCTGTTCGTTAGTGCCAGGGGCCACCCCTCAGTTCCCTAGTGTACCTGGACCACCCCTCAGTTCCTCTTTCGAGGACTGTGGGTACGATGACTAGGACAGGAGGTACAAGATCGATGGGAATGGGCTTCGAAGAGCTGGTCTTGTGATAAAGAAATATGATGGTCaggtgggcttggtggctcacgcctataatcccagcaccttgtgaggctgaggaggatcacttgagcccaggagtttgagaccagcctgggaaacatagcaacaccccatctctacaaaatataaaaaaaaattagctgggcactgtggcgtgcacctgtagtcctcagctacttaggaagctgagatgggaggatcacttgagccccggaggtcgacgttgcagtgagccagggttgcatcactgcactccagcctgggccacagagtgagactctgtttaaaaaaaaaaaaaatatatatatatatatatatatatatgtatatgtgtgggtatatatacATGTGAATGATGATcccttattaaaaaataaaaataaggccgggtgcaggggctgacatctgtaattccagcactttgggaggctgatgcaaaaggattggttgaggccagcagtttgagactggcctgggcaacatagcaagatcccatacgaaaaattttaaaaattagctgggcatggtgacgtgcgcctgtggtccccagctactgaggaggctgaggtgggaggatggcttgggcccaggaggtcgagactgcattGAGCAATGACTGTGTCACtctactgcagcctgggtgacagagcaagagagccCCCCCAGCACCccctacaaatttttttttttaaaaattaaaaaggcgcGGTTCGAGAAGAGCTGTAGTCATCCCAGAGCTACAGTGCAGGTGATATCAAAATGCAGGTGAGAAAACTGGAGACAGAATACAGTAACGGATACAGGTGCCCCTGAAAAGGTGCAGAGGCGCTAAGGACGCAAGCAATCCTGAACGTTCCAATCGTTCGTTTTAAAGTTGTCCTGGCAAACCCGTGAAGCCTTGTATGAGGAAATGTTTCAACGAGGGTGCCTGACGCAGTCCCCGAGGCCAGAAAACACCCAGGTTTAGATACGGGCTCTGACCCGCATCTGCCACAGCCAAATCCCTCCCCCTTCTGAGCCCGATCCCGTGTTGTCCTCCAGGGGTAAGCAAAACACCTGGCAGGGCTGCCTGAAGATTAGGGAAACTGAGGAGACGCGGCAGGTGCCCAGTATTTATAGTTTTGTCCCCAAACGGGGGAGTTATTTGTAAGCACTGGCTACTACCCCCGTAAATCACCTAATTGTCCAAAAAAAGGCAAACGGAGGGAATGCGCCGCAGCTGAGCACCGCGCAGGCCGCAGCTGAGGTGCACACCCGGGTGTGCCCTTTGTATTGCTGGAAGCGCTGGCGATCATAGGGGCAGAGGGCTGGGGTTGGGGCGGCCTGGGACCCACCCGGCCCCGCCCCCTCTCAGGCCCcgccctccccctcctccacgGGTAGGGGGACCTCGGCCGGCCTGGGAGATCGGGGCGTAGGGGGAGGTGGGGGTGCATCCGCGAGCCCTAAAGGTCACGACCCTATGGGGCGTCTCTGGGTCGTCGTGGGGGATGGGCGGGGGGGGGTGGTCTCCCCGCCACGGGAGGTCTAGAGCGCagcggcggcggggcggggcggagtGCAGAGGCGCAGCCGGCTGGGCGGCTTCGGGAGGGCGCGGCCCCTTTAAGACGCCCCGCCGGCCCTGCCCCCGCGCCCCGCCTCCCGCCGCCCACGTGACCCCGGTCTTGTGACTGGGCCCGGGAGGGCGGGGGAAGCCCGCGGCTcgcgcccgccccgccccgccccgcgtcTGCCTCAGAGGGGCCCGAGCTACCCGGTCCGCCGcgtccccgccgccgccgccgcgtcCCCCGCCGGGGCCgaccgagccgagccgggccggAGCGGCGGGCGCGGCCGGGCCGCCATGGACCACAAGCCGCTGCTGCAGGAGCGGCCGCCCGCCTACAACCTGGAGGCCGGCCAGGGCGACTACGCGTGCGGCCCGCACGGCTACGGCGCCATCCCCGccgcgcccccgccgccgccctACCCCTACCTCGTCACAGGTGGGCCCGTAACCAACTTTCCCCGCCGGCGGCTTCCGAGGTGGCAAGCCCGGTCGGGGGACGCGCGTCCGGAGGCGGGTGGGGCCCGCCCGGGGGTCCTTCCTGGAGCTGGAGGTCCCCGGGCTGGCTTCGGGACCCGGCGCCGCCGAGGGCCAGCCTCCCCCCCGGGGCTCTAGTCCTCGGGCCCGTCGTAACCCGGCGGGGCCGGATCCCTGCCCCAGATGAACTTTGTGTCACGAGGCGCTCGCTGTTGGCAGATTAGCGCCGAATCAGGCCCGCGGTGGCCGTCCCGAGGGTGGAAAAGACCGGGGCTTTTTTAGCGGGGTAGAGGTTGGGGGGACAGGATGGGTAGTCCCCGTGGCGGTCCGATTTCTCCTCCCTGCACCCTAATGACCTGCTTTCCCGCCCACAGGGATACCCACCCACCATCCCAGGGTCTACAACATCCACAGCCGGACCGTCACCCGCTATCCTGCCAACTCTATCGTGGTCGTGGGAGGCTGTCCCGTCTGCAGGTGAGTGGGTCTGCAGCCTGGGGACTGGCCCTGGAAGCTCTGAGAACCCCCGCcctaacccccaggacctcaCAGCTCTGCTTGTGGGAGTGGGTCCGGCTTGACTTGGATCTTGACCAGAGCCCTTTATGGGAGGGACAGACAGGCTGCCCGAATGCGGTGTGGGAGAGTGCGGGTCCGCTCACCCTTGGCTCTGAACACATTTTGTGGGGGTAAAAGGGTGGATTCCTTTTCCTAGATCTTGGGGCATTGCACCCCAAGTGATTGGGATGTAGAAATGGTAACAACGGGACTCGTGGTCCTTTCGTCTTTGTTCTGGGACTTGCAAGGAATCAGGTGTCTGCTTTTTCCTTCAATTTCCGCAAGTTTACTCTGCAGTTGATCGTCGAAGGTGGTGGAAGGTTTCGTTTTCCCGGAAGGGGCATTTGGAAGTAAGTGCACCAGCAGGACAGACCTCAGTGGGAGAAGCGACGGCTGTAAGAGCTGCTTTATCCAAAGTTGGCTTGAAACGCTCTTCCACGAGCTGGACCAGGATGGAAACCCCGTGTTTCTTTGAGGCAGcagttatttttttcatatcctCGCATTGGACCTGCACACactttttggtttttatagggCCCCAAGGTGCAGCTAGAGGCTTGTTTTGTGGAGGTTTTGAGGATTCACATTTAAATAAGgattaattaaatataaaccCTTGGCAGCTGGGGGTGTTCAGATTGCTTAGAAAGTAGGGGCAGAGTTGGCGGGGACAGGGTTTTCAGCTGTGTCTGGGAGGAGGAAGTTGAAGCCACTGAGATGGAATTAAGAAACCCTGGTTTGGACTTAGACTTGATTTCAAAAGTGTGTGTGTAAGGCCTAGAGTGGAGTCACGGGGAAGTGAGTGATTTCAGAGCCTTACCAGGCAACTTCCTGGGAAGGAAGGGCAACCTAGAGGTGGGGACAAGAGGCTGGGACCTCGGGGGCAGGTTGTGGCTGCTTGCCTGCACAGGGACCCCGTGACAAATCCTAACTGGGACGTCAGTTTGACACAGTTGGTCACCACCCAGCAGAAACATTAGCCTTTGGAGTGAAggtggagggagggcagggtgggGCGCTGGCTGCCTTCGGGACATAGTTCTCTCCCGGAGCTGCACCGGGTTGGGGGGATGTGTGATGGGGGGATGTATGCAGAGCTGTGTGAGTGCGAAGGCACATGGAGGGGACTCAGAACATGGAGGAGCAGAGGGTCTGCCTGCGTGTCATTGTCCATGCCCTGCCATCCCGGTGTCCAGCCTGCCGGAGGAGCCGGGTTCCGGTCCTGGTCCTGCCAGGAACAGCGGGGCCTGTTTCCCCACCTGGGACGTGGGGGTGTCTGGTGAGGTGTCTCTGAAACTCTTAGCTCTTCTCTGCCCAAACCCCTGAACTTGGAGAGGTGGGAGACCAGCGGCAGCGAGGGATGGCCCAGATATCCCAGGGCTGGGGGGCGCCGAGGTGGTGGCGCAGTTGCTGTCGGTATGGGGGCACTGGCCCTGCCACTTCCCCTTCCCTAGGTGGGAACTGTGTCCCTGCAGAGGCCCATGGCTTCCGCTAACCTGGAGGTGCTCTCCAGTTATGCAGAACCTGGAGCGGGGTCAGACTGTGCTCTGCTGGGAAGGATCTTGGGCTCGGCCCTCAGAGGCTGCAGGGGTGTGGGGTCCTTGGTTACTTGATCACTGCTCTTTGCCTCTGGGCAGCTGCACCAGGCAGGGTGGAGGCTGGGTCCTCTCTGGACAAGGTTGGGGGGTCCTTAGTCCTTTAAGTTGGGACCAGAGCACTCTTGGATCCTGCGGCGACCCCTTGGGTTGCAGCCAGGCCCTCCCAGCACACACGTCCCTGCGCTCTGCCCGTGGTGCCTTGGATGCTGGAGAGTGGCTCTGGCTCCCCGAGGCTTTGCCTCTGCAGCTGCGTTGGGCATGGGATGGGCCCCTGTGCCCTGCGGCAGCCAGAGGGCGAGCAGGGGGCTGGGTGT encodes the following:
- the BRI3 gene encoding membrane protein BRI3 isoform X1; the encoded protein is MDHKPLLQERPPAYNLEAGQGDYACGPHGYGAIPAAPPPPPYPYLVTGIPTHHPRVYNIHSRTVTRYPANSIVVVGGCPVCSNFVYDDGNQPLLPAKREKRPYQQ
- the BRI3 gene encoding membrane protein BRI3, translated to MDHKPLLQERPPAYNLEAGQGDYACGPHGYGAIPAAPPPPPYPYLVTGIPTHHPRVYNIHSRTVTRYPANSIVVVGGCPVCRVGVLEDCFTFLGIFLAIILFPFGFICCFALRKRRCPNCGATFA